Genomic window (Verrucomicrobiia bacterium):
TCAGCTTGCTCAGGAGCCCGCAATGGATAAGTATCGGCCAAGTTTCAATACACCAGACCCCAGTAAGTCCATGTAAACTCCAAAAGGTAGAAAATGAAAAACCAAAACAGCCAATTCATTCAAAGGTCCTGCCAGATTTTGTTGATGCTGGCAGGAGTCACCACGGGACTAAGTCAATTCTCGCCACCCCCGGCGACGGTTCCCGACGGTGAGCAGCCGCCGGGAGTCTGGCCGCGAATTGTTTCTGCCGCCAATTTGGACGTAACGGTTACGCCCGGGAGTGTGCTGGGCGGGAGCGGCTCGGATAATCTCAAGGTGCAGATTCCCAGTTCCGGCCCCTATGTATGGACCGAGTCGCGTCATAACGAAGGCGACATTGCCATGCTGCTCAGCGCGCACGATCCCACGGTGCAACCGCCGAACAATTTTGAGGACAACTACGCGATTGGCACTGGTCCGACCACGCATGCCTGGCGCGTGAACAAGTTCCTGGGGTTGGCCCTGGCCACGCCCCGGGTGAATGGGCGGGACAACGGTGACACGCGCGACGATCAGCCGGTGGGCACGATCTACGGCGTGGCCTATTTCAACGCGGATTTTGGCCAGGGATGGTCATATCGCATGACCGACGGAGCTTACTCCAACGGTGGGGATGGGGCGCAGGATTTGCAGATGACGCTGCTGGGCATGGGCAACGCGGTTGGCTCGTCGGATGGAGAGGCCAACTTCGATTGTGCGCTGGCCTTCTTCCCTTATGCCCAAGGTTGGATCGGCGCTCATGTCCTCGGGTCTATCGGCAGCATCGGTCCGGATGGCATGGCCAGTTTTGATGCCAATGCGTACAGTCCGGTGTTACACCCTTCCAGTGTCATGTGGCAGTTAAACGAGAATTTTTTCGACTACGATGGGCACGCGCGAATCGTGCTACCCAACGGTGATCCGTCTCAGGGTCTGCTTTTTGGCAGTGCGACTAGTGCGGCCAATAGCGGGGCGCTCTTTGGCGCTTATCCCAACGATAGCGGCTGGGACGTAGCGATTCGGGATGCAAACGACCTGGATGCCACCGGCCAGACGTTGGCTGCGCAGGGAAACATGTCTTTCATGTTCCTTTATGTGCCCACCAATTCAGTGAATTTTATTGGCGGTCAAATCGAGGGGGCAACCGGCACACGAATCCTTAGTGGCGGCGATTACACGTTCGCTCGTACCGGTCCAGGTAACTATGAACTGACGATTCCGGGCAAGACCGGTAGTGATGGTGTATTGCTGCTGACCGTGGCGGGGGCGATGGCGGATTCCGTCATCCCCAATCTGCCCGATCGCACCACGCTCTCCTACGTTTACAGCGGCGGCAAGTTCATCATCCAATCGCGTGAGGCGATTGCTGGCGACAACCGCTTTGGCCTGGCCTATCCACAGCGAGACACCGATTTTGTGTTTGCCTGGGTGGATTTTGGCGACCCACTGCATCCGGTCGGTGCTCCCAATCAATCCGATCAATTAACCATCGAACGGACGGGCGCAAATATCGCGCTTAGCTGGCCGCTCACCATATTCAATGAGACACTCGAGAGTGCCTCCTCACTGAGCGCCGCCAACTGGGCTCCAGTGACCATCAGTCCCACCGTAAGTGGCGAGCAGAAGCGCGTGGTGCTTCCCGCCACGGATGCGGCGCAGTTCTACCGTCTCAAACGACCGTAGTTGACTGCATTGAGAAGATCCACGGCCGGGAGGTTTAGGCGCATTGTTGGCCACCTCCCGGCCTGTCTTTTGAATGAGCGGGACTACACCACGACGAGTGGCATCTTGTTCTTTGGATATGCAGCTTTGGTGCAAACCATTCAAAAATCGGTGCGAACCCAATCCGATGGCGCTTCCGTTGTCAGTTTCTGCGGGTGATGGTTTTGCTCATGCCTCGGTTCACCAATCGGGTTCAGCGAGGCCCCAAGCGGCGCCAGAAAAAGAATGGTTTTCGACTCACGGATTTGTCTAAATGCGCCCATGCGATTTTTAGCATGGGGTTTGATGCTCGGGTTCATCCTTGCCGGATTGAGCGGTTGTAAAAAACCGGCCCCGACCTCCAAGCCCGAGATTGATCCGCTCTACGGACATTTGACCCATGCGCAGTCACGGTTGCCCACCATCAAACTTTGGTTGGGCGCGGAAGAACTCACCGCCGAATTGGCCCGCACCGAATTGCAAATTCGCACGGGAATGATGTTTCGCACCAACCTCGTCGAAACCGAAGGCATGTTGTTTGTCTTTCCGCCGGAGGCGATCGGGCCAAAGGATTTCTACATGCGCAACTGCGTCGTGCCGCTTTCGGCGGCTTACATTACCCCGGATGGAACGATCGCCGAAATCATCGAGCTGGAACCGGGCAACGAGGTCGGCGTGCGCTCCAAAACATCCAACCTGCAATACGTCTTGGAGGTTTCCCGTGGTTGGTTCGAGCGGCACAACATCCGGACCGGCGCGGTGATTCGCACTGAGCGCGGGTCGCTGCACGACACGTTCTTTGCCCGCTGATCACGCTCAACCTTCGTCCAGCACCGCGGCAAAGCGCAAGCCGCGCGTGCTGACCCGCAGTTCACGAAATCGGAAATGCTCCAGAATGGCCTGGTAAATGACCGCCCCGGTTAAAATGACGTCCGCCCGCGACCGCGGCAGACCGATTAGTTCCTGCCTTCGGGCCAGCGACAAGCGCCAGAGCTGTTCCGTTTGTTGGGTCAACCAGTTCGAACTGATACGCGCGGCTTCAATTACCTCGCGGTCAAATGTGGTGAGTCGCGCGGCCATTCGCGCCAGAATGGTTGCGGCGCCGCCGGTGCCGACGAGTTGAACTTGAGCGGAGGTCTCCGAAATTTCATGCTGCCAAACCGGCATTAAAATGGGCGACACCTGATCGGCGAGCAGACCGCGCACGTTCTGAGTGACGGCGTGTAATTCCGCGGCGGTCGGTGGGTCGCTGATGGTGAAAGTTTCCATTAACCGCACTGAGCCTAGCGGGAAGCTTTGACTGAAAATTCTGCGCTCTCCTCGGCCGAGAATGAATTCGGTGCTGCCGCCGCCCACATCGAGCAGCAGCAATGGCCCCGCTGGCAGAGTGGCATCGGTGAGGACGCCCCGGAACACCCACTCGGCCTCCTGGTCGCCGGAGATGATTTCCAAGGTGATCCCGCTTTGTTGTTCAATGGCTTGGACGAGTGCGGCGGCGTTCACCGCTTCACGGGCAACGCTGGTGGAAAAAACGCGGATGGTTTCGCAGGCGAAGCGTTTGGCTTGCTCGACGTAATCCGCAACGGCTTCAGCGGTGTTGACGATTGCCGTCGGTTGCAGCTTGCGCGTTTCGTAAAATCCCTGTCCGAGCCGGGTTTGATGGCTGGCCTCGTCGAGCGCCCGTACCTCGTTGCCGTGAATTTCAGCAATGAGCAATTTCACCGAATTGGTACCGACATCAATGGCGGCCCGACGAAGCCCAGACATGCGTGGCGAATTAGAACAGGCAACGCCACCTTGACCAAGCGAAATTAGCTGTCTCAAATCGCCAACGAACCAGTTCGGTCGGCTGGCGCCATGGTTGTTCTGATAGCTGCGCCGAGGTGGAGCGAAGGTGAGTTGACCGCGAAAGACGCGGATTGCGCAATCACGTTGCGCTCTATTTGCTGAGGTCGTTCCGGTTTGGCGACTCACTTCAATAACCCGTTCAAAACTTTCTGCCATTCGTTACCATAGACCAACTCGAACACGATCTTTCGCTCGGGAAATTCCAGACCCAACTCCGTCCAGCTTTTTGCTTCCGCCAGTTTGTTGCAGAGTTTGAACATCTGCTTCTTATAGTCCGTGTCCTCGTTTTTCAGGTGGATACCCTTTGATTCAACCACGAATACTTTGTCGAAATCTGTTTTGTCACCCTCCTTTTCAAATTCCAACATTTCGACATCAGGATTTCGCGAATAAACCAGAATGTATTCGTGAGTCTTAGCGATTTCCTTGTAGGTCTGACCGCGTTTGTTTGATTGAACCACGATGACGGAAACAAAGTTTTCCTCGCCTAATACTTCATCTAGCAGCATCCGAAGCCGATGCTGCTCATTGTCGTCTATACTGATGAAGATTATTCCGTCGTCGTTGAGCAATTCGCACAGTAATTTCAATCGAGGCATCAGCAGGCACAGCCATTTGTCGTGGCGGGTGAGGTCTTCGCGATCCACGGTTTTGCCGAGCCATTCCTGCATCATCGGCGAGTTGACGTTGTCGTTGTAAGCCCAGCCGTCGTTGCCAGTGTTGTAGGGCGGGTCAATGTAGATGCACTTCACCCGGCCCGCGTAAGTGGGCAGCAGCGCCTTCAACGCCTTCAAGTTGTCGCCGTGAATGATGAGATTGTCGTCCAGTCGGACTTTATCCGTGAGGCTTTTGTCCCTCTTCGGCACCAGTTCGTGATACTTGACCGTGAGATGGTAATTTTGGACGAGCGCTTTCCCTTTGAAATCGAGTGTGGCCATTGATTGCCGTGGTTGCTTACGCAACAAAGGCGACGGGAAATCTGAAAACAGAAGAGGCGCGAACTCGTCGTACCCTGCTCCGAGGCACCGCGAAGCGCCTG
Coding sequences:
- a CDS encoding DUF192 domain-containing protein, which encodes MRFLAWGLMLGFILAGLSGCKKPAPTSKPEIDPLYGHLTHAQSRLPTIKLWLGAEELTAELARTELQIRTGMMFRTNLVETEGMLFVFPPEAIGPKDFYMRNCVVPLSAAYITPDGTIAEIIELEPGNEVGVRSKTSNLQYVLEVSRGWFERHNIRTGAVIRTERGSLHDTFFAR